DNA sequence from the Dunckerocampus dactyliophorus isolate RoL2022-P2 chromosome 4, RoL_Ddac_1.1, whole genome shotgun sequence genome:
accaTCTGAGATCCCTCTAATGCAGGTCATTTACATATGACTCTGCATCACCTACCTCTGCCTTCATTCAGGTTCTTCATGAAGGGCCTGAGAGTTTTCTCATAGAGAATGGCGCCCTCCGTGTGCTGCTGGCGTAACGCCGTCCAGGTCTGCTCCAGACGAGTTACCTGGCCGAGCGAcagtaaaaacagaatttatgAAAGTCTGCCAAGAGCTCTCACTATCTAGTGGTAAGGATTCAGTGTCTTGGGTGTGACAATAAAGCAGACACAAATGTAAACAGACTGGAGAATGCAGGCATCGATTCCACAGGCATCAATTCTGCAACCGCTCGCATGCTAAGCGAGCGAGCTACCGTTTGAGCTAATTCCCTTGCGACTACCAAGCCTCAGAAATTTGACTTCACTCATAAGTCAGTTCAGTCTGCGTCACACGGAAAGTGTTGTTTACCTGCGGCAGCTCCAGCGCTCTCATGACGGCGACAAAGCCAAACATGTTGCCCATGTTGCTCTTCAGCTCAGCCGCCGTCCAAATCATTCTGTGCAGCAGGCCTGCCCGCTCCTCAGTGGTGCCAGTGCAGCCCAGCACGTTAACTGCTAGCATGGTGGCCATGGTCTGCAGCCTGCAGGAACACATGGCAACGCTAACTATCACATAACGCTGTCACATTTAACGCCAACTATCATGTAAAGCTTCAACGCTAACTCTCATGTAACGTTTTAACACTAACTATCATGTAACACTAACTGTAACTCACATTTAACGTTAACTATCACGTAACGTTGTCACTTACATTTAACGCCAACTATCATGTAATGCTTGAACGTTAACTATCATGTAACGCTTTAACGCTAACTATCATGTAACACTATCTGTAACTCACATTTAACGCTATTATGTAACGTTGTCACTGACATTTAACGTTAACATAACACCAGGTAACACTGTCGATGCTACCTGTCACTTGTTACATGCACGTGTCATGGCCAGtcatgcaaattagatgatgacatCTAACCCTGGCCACTTACATTTAATGCTAACCTACTTCCATTTACTAACATTTAACGCTACCTTCCATTTAACGCTGTCACTTCCatttacagtggtatgaaaaagtatctgaatcttttggaatttctcacatttctgcataaaatcaccatcaaatgtgatctgatctttgtcaaaatcacacagatgaaaaaacagtgtctgctttaactaaaaccacccaaacatttctaggttttcatattttaatgaggatggcatgcaaacaatgacagaagggggaggaataagtaactgaaccctcacatttaatattttgtggccccccctttggcagcaataacttcaaccagacgcttcctgtagctgcagatCAGTCTGGCACATCGATCAGGACTAATCTTGGCCCATTCTTCTCTACAAAACTGCTGTAGTTCAGTCAGATTCCTGTGATGTCTGGCATGATTCGCtgtcttgaggtcatgccacagcatctcaatggggttcaagtgtggactttgacttggccactccagaacgtgtatgttgttcttctgaaaccattctgaagttgatttacttctgtgttttggatcattgtcttgttgcagcatccatcctctttttagcttcaactgtctgacagacggcctcgggttttcctgcaaaacatcctgataaacttttgaattcatttttccatgaatgattgcaagttgtccaggcagcaaaacagcccctaaCCATGATGCACCCTCTAACATGCTTCACGGTGGGGATGAGGTGTTGATGTTGGTGAGatgttccatttttcctccacacatgacgttgtgtgttcctcccaaacaattcaactttggtttcatcagtccacaaaatattttgccaaaacttctgtggagtgtccaagtgcctttttgcgaacattaaacaagcaacaatgtttttttagacagcagtggcttCATCCGTGGAGTCCTCCCATGAACACCATTCTTGGCCATTGTTTTACATATAGTTGATGTGTGCACAGAGATATTGGACTGTGCCAGTGATTTCTGTTAGTCTTTAGCAGGCACTCTAGGGttcttttttacctctctgagtattctgcgctgaactcttggcgtcatctttggtggacggccactccttgggagagaagcaacggtgccaaactctctccatttgtagacaacttctctgactgtcgattgatgaacatccagactttcagagatggttttgtatcctttcccagctttatacaaatcgacaattcttgatcgcaggtcttcagacagctcttttgagcgagccatggtgcacatcagacaatgcttctcatcaagacaattctgtgtgttttatagtgggcagggcagctttaaaccactcatcagtgattgggcacacacctgacttgaattgtttggtaaaaattggtttcaattgctctttaagtctccttaggcagagggttcagttacttattcctcccccttctgtcattgttttcatgctatcctcattaaaatataaaaacctattaatgtttgggtggttttagttaaagcagacactgttttttcatctgtgggATTTTGACAAacatcagatcacatttgatggtgattttatgcagaaatgtgagaaattccaaaaggttcagatactttttcataccactgtaatTCTGCTGTAAATGATGCAGCTTTGATCACGTGATCATGTGACAGGAAGTAGCGGTGTGTTCTGGTGCCACTCGCCTCTCCAGGAGGTCCAATCGGAGCTGCTGGCCGTGCGGCAGCGTGAGCAGCTCCATCCCAGAGCTGACTCCCATCATCTTTTGCACCTCCGGCAGCACCTCCAGTATCCGCCCCACCTGTGAGGATCAAGCGTGACGttgtcatcaccatcatcatcatcatcctacTGTGTTCGTGTATGAAGGATGATGGCTGGACAGCACCGTGCAGTCGCACTTGGTGATGTGCTGGGCCGCCGTCTTGGGGTCCACCTCGGCCAAGAGTGCCTTCACCCTCTGCAGGACGCCCACTTCCAGAGGTTTGTTCTCCGAGGGCATCAGCGCTGACCGGTACCTGCCAGGCCGGAAGGAGGACACCGTCTCCACCACGGGAGGGGAGTAGACATCCTGGACGACGCCCTCCTCCGCACAAAGCCTCTTCACGAAGCTCTGGGGGCCTGTGTAGAGCTCCGTGTAACAGCTTCCATCTGCATCCAGCGGCACACCGGCCTGCCCGGCTTCCACCCGCTCAGCTGGAGCGCTGATGGGCGGGGTGATGGAAAGTCCCTCGTCCCAACTTCCTGTGCGGCTCGACTCCTCAACTCCTGCAGATGGACCACGAGGGAACGACACATGGAACTCTTCATGCATGACACAACGCAGCAAAACAAGCCACGCCCCTTCCCAGCTCATCACCTCATGGAGCTAAATATGCTAACATATGCTAACATACGCTAGAGTGTGGCCCGGGAtccggctgatttttttttactggccaatggcacaaaaaacaataactttatgagaataaagttgaaatattttgaggGAAAACATACAATACATGAcattaaaaacaacatgaattcaaataaaagttcaaatattgtgaagaaaaaaaacatgaataaaataaaaattacagaataaatatgttacattaaaaataaaactaattcaaatttaagttgaaatatgataaatatatatatatatatatatatatatatatatatatatatataattattgaaataaaaattaaagaatacattaaattaaaattaaactgatttaaaattaaagttgaaatggtttgaGGACAAAACATAATTCATGGAATaaaaattacagaataaatacgttaaaaacaaaaaatgtaaattaatgttgaaaaatgacaaaaaaaaaaaaaaagattactgaaataaaaatgacagaatacatttaaaataaattatttcaaattaaagcaatattatgagggaaaaaacataattattgaaataaaaatgacagactacattaaattaaaaatacaatttattaaatttaaagttaaaatattctgaggaaaaacatactgaaatatattgaaataaaaattacataaatactttaaattaaaaataaaatgaattaaaattaaagtttaaatattctgAGGCAAAACATACTTACTGAAATAAAAATGCCGTAATAAATACATGAagtgaaacataaaatgaattaaaattccaacttgaaatattatattaaaaaatgttattttctattGTGTGATACATAACACAGAATAAGGTTGGTtggaaaaaagtgataatattatgagaataaagacataatattacaggatTGGAAGTATGACaagaaagtcaaatattttaaaaagaacaataaaaaaagaggaaaaatgtaaaagtggtccccacgtcctttgatttttcagtatctggctctcggtggaaaaagtttggacacccttggactacagtatatcttgGGAGTGAGGGGGTGTCATGAAGAGACAGGATGTCTCCCTGGCGGAGAACGGCGCTCGAGAACCGCCTCACACCGGTCCATGACTACGTGCGGTGACCTGCGACCTACATCACGCTACCGTTCAACAGCTGCTAACCTGCCACACCTGAGACGTATCGTTCATACGCAGCAATAGGAGACCATGCGATTGGCTCCTTCCTGAGAAAAAGCAAAGAGAAAGAGGCGTAAAACTCCAACAGGAAGTTTACATAAGCCCGCCTGGTATGAAGGTGAACTTTAGTCTGCCAGCCTGAGAGCTGCTCACACACGGCAGGTCTGTGGTAAGTCTCAGCACTCTTTTACCTTGGCGACAACAATCTCCACTTTTCCCAGCGACGAGGGCCACATTCGTAGCGAAAGGATGCGAGTttggcactttgatattttgcaaatatgctaacaagttacagTAGATGTACTTCAAGAACaaaactacatctcagctttgtcatgcagagctgaaaaaacacatgattattatcaacttcgctcttttttctatttttgcagttgttgttttttgggggaggggggttcccaaatatttcaaccttcttcttaAAAAATCCTTGAGAATGTtctcctcgtaatattatgacttcattcccataacacTGGAACTTATTCCTCAACCTCATTAtccaaaaattacacatttagttaatatacagtatataagactttttttaaaaaaaattctgtaatatttcaactctgtgctactaaaatgacatcatttttcctcataatattcccactttattcttgtaaaattgggttaacttttttctcttaatattttgacttttttcatgtgaaatttcttcttgtaattatgactttattcccataatattttggctttattgtcgtgacattataactttttccgcaacctagtttttcaaaaaatgacaaccttcatttgtttcaaaatatagcatttcttcttgaatatttaaactctatgctactaaaatgacattctttttcctcgttatattaccagtttattctcgttagaataggacttttttctcttaatattttgacttcaaaaAGAGCgttattattcctcataatattatgttattctcgtaaaatgataaCATTTTCACGTGAGATTACAAGCTTATcctctgaatatttggactttattcttgtgacatgactgctgatttttccatttttgctgctgtttttgtatgtgtttgttttcttgttaaactacattttaagaatgtgccatgggccagaccacaaatggcccccgggtcgcactttagacattattatttttcctcataaaattactagTTTATGCTTGCACAAgttcaactttatttcttgttagaatattttttttctcttaatattttgactttattctcaaaaaatgttttccaaatatttctactttcttctaTTATATATTCTTTATATATctgtatatattatgtatatctacatatatattacatatatattatgacttcatattactatgtaatatttttgacttgtaacattagaactttttccctaacctcattttccaaaaattttttGTTTcgttctcataacattacagctttcaaaagagtaacataTTTgtcctgtaatatttcaactgtcttcctcTTAAtactacaagtttattctcgtatttttctcttcatattttgactttatatcaTAATATTtcagctatttttttcatttctgctgttgtttttttcctcaacttttttcttgtgaactttgttcttgtaattatgacttcatgcccataatattttgactttattcttgtaacactgTAACTTTTTCTGTAACCTCATGTTTCCAAAATGACTTGAattggttttgtttctcatattacagctCTGTAACGaacaaaaacatactttttcTGTTACATTTCAACGctgtgcaactaaaatgatgttatttttcctcataatattacaagtttattctgataaaattgcaaccttttccccattttttctcTTCCCTCACTACGTCACAGTTTGAGCATCACGCTGTCACATTATTgtggtttttaaaaatgaatgaataaataaatgactgctgtttcgtGTTTGAATATGGccgattattagtaaaaaatatgcatatttaagctaattgtatgtattcttggcctaaattaagcattttcaagcataaaaaactgTGCTTAAAACACCTCACATGCACCtggtaaaaaatacaaataaaaagacgtagcaggagggatcagtgttgccaatttaGCTTCTTTGTCGCTATGtttagattttgtttttttgactttATCTGGTCTTATTGGAGGTGGTTGGAGCACACGTGAAGTCTGTGCTAATTCTCAACACTCCCTAACTTGACAGCGTTGAAGAACCTCCTCTAGTTCATCTAGTGCAGGTCGCTGGAGTTAATTAGTCCCACCGACATAAATCATCCAGAGCGCTGCCAACCTTTGCCACGGTAAAGATGGCTGGTAAAGGTCCTGCTGCACAGCGCAGGAGTGTAACGTGAGAGCAGATCATCGCGTTCTGAAGCAGGAACACAACCCCACTAAGCCTCCTGAGAATGAGTGCCTGGAATTTCCCCACACAATGTTGTTGAGCAATCGAGAAGCTCGGTGAGCTGCAAGGAATCCGAGTTTTGTCGTCAAATCCGAGAGAGTGGCGTGTGTGCTGAAGGAGGGATAGGTAGCCATGTGTCACTTCAGACTGGTCACTTTGGATCAGTAAATCCTGATAGCTGTGTTAGCTTGGTAAGCAATATGACATCATAGCAGCGTGACAGCGGGTAACCAAGGAAGATGGCTTGGACCTTGGAAACAGGACGTACGAGTACTCATGTGTTGTTCGGACAAGGTGAAAGTCTGCACagattattttattctaacatctGTGAATTGAGGCTAGGACAGTTTACAATCTAATTAGTGGGCCGCAGCGGTGAGAGTGCTGAATTCTAACTACTAGACCACCAGGGACTCTAACAACTGCTAAAAGGGAAAGGAAGAGATGACCACAGTTAGGACCGGGGCCTTTTACACAGTGAAAGTTAACAATTTAACTCAAACAGGGGTAGAAACAAGCAACTGtcatgccagcactggagagagtGATGAGCGGCAAAAGAAGATTATTCTAAAAACTGCGAATTGAGCCTAGGAGACTCAAGGACATTTTAGAATTTCATCAGCGATTGATCACAATGCCTCAAAAGCTAGTTCCCTGACAGGGACTCAAACCCGGGCCGCGGCAGTGAGTGCACCTAAACCTAAACCACGAGACCACCAGGGACTGTAACAGCTGCTAAAAGGAAAGGAACAGATGACCACATTGGGGACCGGGGCTTTTTAGAGGTCGGAAGTCCCCACAAATTGAACAGTTAACAATTACAGAAAAACTTAAGAATTTAACTCAAACACGGGTAGATACAAGCAATTACAATGCCAGCGCCGGAGAGAGCAATTAGCGGCCAACAAAGGTTTAGCAAAGTCCAATCAATCTCAGAGGGGGAACTCTGTTCCTCTttcttttttgactttattagatgtagttacatacaagcctctcttggcacatgttagatagtgtgaccAGAGCAGACATCGCTTCTCAAACACGGACACGTCCTGTCATCGCTATATTTGTCCACTTGCTTGGCCTTCATCTTCATCCTTAGTATAGCACACTTAGTATCAACCGGCTACAACAAGCTAAGACCACTGGGTTATACATATGGACATACAACCGGATGCCCCTCCACCCGCGCAAGGAGGGTCTAAGCGAGAGAAACGGacatctgaccagaagtgcctccGAAGtgtccccgcagctgtgtatcataCTTACCGATACATTAAGCTCTTCAAATTGATCAAGTTACCGTTTCCGAGATTTATTTGGAAGCATTAAAGATAAGGAaccaaaagtgagaaaaaacTCTCAACCTTTCTTAGAGAGGGGTATAAACTTCCCTTTCTTAGTTTGTGGGATACTGGCCTCCAACGAGTCTAAACTGAACAGCTAATCTCTTCTCAGACAGAGACTAAAAAGGTGGCATATCTAtaaactactgtatgtgtgtgtgtgtgtgcgtgtgcagacAGAAACAATCTGGTGCCTGTTGTtacaagtgaaaggtcttgtgaaTGTGTGATGTCTCTGTGTTAGATAAGCACAAACATGTTGCCATGCTTATTCAAATCAGAGagaaaacattccattccaACAGTACGTAACAATACTTATGTGAAATTCTGTGGTCAGAGTTTCATCCTTCCGAAGTCCACACACCGTCAGCAAGGACATTCATAATGAAAGTCTTGGTGGCTGATTCCCTCTGGGAACAAGCTGTTGAGCCTTGTGATTGCGGGGTACTGATTTTCGGGGTCTGGGTATTGTCTTGGTCTCATGCCAGTTCTATATGAACCCTCAGATTCTTGGTCCGTTCATGGATCACGCACCCTTGCGGGTTTTGCCATTCACCTCCTTCTTGAGGGACAGCTGGTTGTGCTTTGGGCGTGTGCATTCATGGTGCGTTTTGGGTTCATCCTGGGGTTTTTCTCGGGCCTGATGCCCCTACCTTTTCTGAGAAGTTAATGTTGAACATCGGAAGTGAACACATTTATCGTTGTGATTGTTGTGATACAAAGAAAGGGTAGGATTTCCCGGGACTGCGTGGCTAATGGGATAGAGTGGTTGTCCCCAAACCTCAAGGTTGCTGGTTTGAAACCTCCTTCCTCCTGTAAccatgtcaaagtatccttggtCAACATACTGAACCCTCCTGTTGCTCCTGATACTGTGCCAACGGTGTCAAAGCACTTGGAGTACTGTGCCAatagaaaagcgctatacaagtaaAAGACCACCTCCCATTTTACTCTCTTTTGGACATGATGAATTGTGACCGATAAACATGAGATGCACGCATgttcaaaccaaaccaaaccaaacctgaGATAGGCGTTGAGTGAACATAACCCtttcagtgaaaaaaaaatcacaaatgcaCACAGCTAACATTTCTCTGTGTTCTTCACCAGAACCCGCTTCAGTCATGTCCCGTCCGACGCTGCTGGCGCTGGCTGTGCTACTCTGCGCTTCCCGCTGTGTGACGGGGGGGAAGATCCTGGTGTTCCCTGTAGACGGAAGCCACTGGATCAACATGAAAGTGCTTATTGAGGAGCTTCACACCCGTGGCCATGAGATCACAGTGATCCGGCACATAGACAACTGGTACATCAAGCCAGAGTCCAACCTCTACAAGGCTATCACCCTGAGTTTCTCGAGTGGCTTTGATAAAGACAACTTCGGCTCCTTTGTCACCAGACTTCTGAACATGCAGCGGGAAGGCGCCTCACTCTGGGCTCGCCTTTCTCTACAATACCAACTCGTGAACCAGTTCTATGAGCTGAACAAGATGGTGGTCCAGGTGTTGGGTGACATCTTTGAGGACAAGAAGATAATGAGTAGCTTCCATGATGCCAAATACGACATGGTTCTGACGGACCCTGCCTTAGGCGGAGGGGTTCTCCTGGCTCACCGTTTAGGTCTTCCACTGGTTTTAAATGTCAGGTGGACCATTCAGGGTGACGGACATCTTGCTATCGCTCCCTCCCCTTTGTCTTATGTCCCCATTCCAGGAGTAGAGCTGACGGACAACATGACCTTCACTGAGCGCATCGAGAACATGATGTATTACTTTTTCACTCGTTGGCAAATTTGGTACGTCTCAGATTCCACCTACAAGCCGTTCGTCCACCGCTACTTTGGTCCAGATGTACACTACATGGAGCTCTTCCAAGCAGCAGACATCTGGTTGATGAGGAATGATTTCACTTTTGAATTCCCGCGCCCCACCATGCCCAATGTGGTCTACATGGCAGGATTTCAATGCAAGCCATCCAAGCCCCTCTCCAAAGAGCTGGAGGACTTTGTCCAAAGTTCTGGCGAGCATGGTGTCATCGTGATGACCTTGGGCACTTTAGTTGCCGACCTTCCTGAGGACATCACCGACGGCATCGCCGCTGCTTTTGCCCGACTCCCTCAAAAGGTCATCTGGAGACACCAGGGCAAACGTCCGTCCACACTCGGCAACAACACGCTGCTTTTAGATTGGCTGCCTCAAAACGACTTGCTGGGTCACCCCAAGACCAAAGTGTTTGTGGCGCACGGCGGCACCAACGGAGTCCAGGAGGCCATTTACCATGGCGTCCCCCTCGTGGGCCTGCCCCTCATGTTCGATCAGCAGGACAACCTCTTCAGGATGAAGGTGAGGGGCGTGGCCAACGTGCTGGACATCGCCACTTTGAACGAGGACAACTTCCTGACGGCACTGAAGGCGGTGCTGTACGAACCGTCGTACCGCCAGAATATGAAGAGGCTGTCGGAGCTGCACAGGGACCAGCCCATCAAGCCCTTGGACCGTGCCATGTTTTGGATCGAGTTTGTCATGAGGCACAAGGGAGCGAAACACCTACGGACAGAGTCGTACAAGATGTCTAAGATCCAGTACTACTCCATCGATGTGCTGGCCTTCTTACTGGCGCTCATACTAACAGTTGTGGCTGTTTGCATTTCACTGTTAAAGTTCTTGTGGCGAAGGTTGCTTTCTAGAAGCAAACTGAAAAAAGAATAATACACCAGattcacttatttttttaactctcAACTTCCTGTATTGTCATGTTCTGGGATGTTTAAAAGCATTCTTTACAAGCTGCACTGACTTGAAtgtttgaaaaagtgcattataGTGTACAAATGTCACTGATTAACAACATGGCAATAATAAAATCATCTCACCTACTTCGTTCGCTTCTTTGGCTCAAGATTACATCGTTTTTGAGATACAAATGAACTGCaccagtgtcatgtgaccacaccTTCCATGGTCTTGCCACTCTTCATTTGGCGTGAAGCCAAAAACTAGCTGAAGTTTGACTGAGCCAGACTAAGACCTGATGCGGCCAGACCAATGTGATGCATGAGCAGCTGACACAAAGTCCAGTGTTTCACACACATTCActtatttgtggcagcctgccACAATTAAGTTGATATAACGACATAGCTTTCATGTATTATTGACAGTTTCTGACGAAATCCCAAGGCTTACCTTTTGTATACTGTTTGAGGAAATATAAACAGTCTGTGTGAGTTTGTGCTCTTCCTTTAGTCCTCTTTTGAAGGTTTGATATTGCAGTGGGTCTACATCAAAAACATGTAGGTCTCCCTTAATCCTAGGTCACAATAAGTCCTACGACTGGTctgtgtgcaaaaaaaacgAAGAAACGCAAAAAACACGTTTGAgctgattttcgagccgtaGAATGTCTGCAGAGGTTCTTTATCATgccaaacaaactctacggccgcatttgttttttcaggttgcaagacaaacttgcAGTTCATACATCTTTCGTGCGCCATCTGTACTCCTATGTGTGTCGTGCACCAGGCGACAACTACATTccccacaaacaaacaaaaaatcacaGCTATTTGAGGAACGCCAATAATCCATGGCCAGAAAAGTCCGGTTGCGACCTAGGCTTTAGGTAAGAGGGAAAGTGACTGTTGTTCAAACAAGAAAGATGTCCTTTGATTTTGCCTTTCCAAAACTGTGAGAAAACATTGTTCAGAATCGTTCCCCATTGGAAACTGAAGGCGAGTGACCAGTCGATGTAAACCATCTTGAGGTAAAGACCGTCCCAGTCACAGCATCTGCCGCTGAGGGCTGTGATTAGCGAATTCAGGTACCAATGAAACATTAGCACTGAACTGTTTTTTTAACTCCTTTTAAATATGGGTTCATCCCATATGATTCAGCAGATGTGTGAGACACATGGGACCCCTCTGCAGCCTTGAACATGAATCCAACTCCACTTTTTCTAATCTCCAGGGGTCCTGTTGTCTCTCAGATTTCCTTCTTAACTGTTCCTGCTCTTCCTGAGCTTTCCTTAGCTGCTCcagatggtcccgtgtcttgacggacagccaatgggatcctctggctcaggggGTGTGACTTTTTGGGGTTGACCAGTATCAAATGACTGCCTAAGTGCGTCACTTATTTTCAGAGGAGCCGTGACAGGACGTCTCCCTGCTAGAGAAGGCCACTCGAGATTTAAGTTTTTGTTTCTAAGTAAATTTAAGATGGTAAATTTGAAATTGACAGCTGCTTGGTGAGTTTTATTCAACACAAAAGAACACATAGAGGGGAAAATATCCTTTTCCCTTCACTGTGTACCTCATGAAGCAGACAGAGAGTTAAGGACGCGTGGCCATGGGAATCTAAACCAAATGGGGACAGCAAAGAAGACCCCACCCTTCTTGATCTGAAGAGAGCAGGGACTACAGCATGTCTGTCCCTGGAAACAAGCGAGGGTCAGCCAGTTTTAGAGGAGCCGTGATACAACTGTTTGAGAAGACCGCTCGAGATTGTTTCGCTTCAACCAatcacactgtaaaataaatctaaaacaATGAATATGAAATTGACAGCCTATTGTTGAGTTTAATTTGACATAAACGAAGACCCTGAGGGGAAACATTCTTTTTCCTTTCACTGCGTACCCTTATTAAGCGCCCAGAGAGTTAAACCGTTCGTTGACGCCCTGAGGCAACCTGCAACTTACATCACACTACCATTCCACAGTCTAAAAACATTTGACCATTATTTCAAGTCTGTTGTCAGACCTGAGATTCCAATGAAATAAGTGTTTTCTTATCTTTGGTTTAAAAAACAGTTACCTA
Encoded proteins:
- the LOC129179246 gene encoding UDP-glucuronosyltransferase 2B31-like — its product is MSRPTLLALAVLLCASRCVTGGKILVFPVDGSHWINMKVLIEELHTRGHEITVIRHIDNWYIKPESNLYKAITLSFSSGFDKDNFGSFVTRLLNMQREGASLWARLSLQYQLVNQFYELNKMVVQVLGDIFEDKKIMSSFHDAKYDMVLTDPALGGGVLLAHRLGLPLVLNVRWTIQGDGHLAIAPSPLSYVPIPGVELTDNMTFTERIENMMYYFFTRWQIWYVSDSTYKPFVHRYFGPDVHYMELFQAADIWLMRNDFTFEFPRPTMPNVVYMAGFQCKPSKPLSKELEDFVQSSGEHGVIVMTLGTLVADLPEDITDGIAAAFARLPQKVIWRHQGKRPSTLGNNTLLLDWLPQNDLLGHPKTKVFVAHGGTNGVQEAIYHGVPLVGLPLMFDQQDNLFRMKVRGVANVLDIATLNEDNFLTALKAVLYEPSYRQNMKRLSELHRDQPIKPLDRAMFWIEFVMRHKGAKHLRTESYKMSKIQYYSIDVLAFLLALILTVVAVCISLLKFLWRRLLSRSKLKKE